A part of Variovorax sp. HW608 genomic DNA contains:
- the ku gene encoding non-homologous end joining protein Ku, which yields MAARSLASLSLSFGLVSIPVKLYSATESSATVRFNLLAKDGSRVKQQYVSEKDPSIVVPRTEMVKGYEFEKDRYVIFTPDELKAVEDSATHTIEIVAFIPGPAVDPIYYDKAYYLAPDKRGAKPYTLLLAAMRKSGQCALAKWTWKGKQYVVQVRAHEDGLVLQQLLYADEVRSMKELQIEEVTPSEAEVKLALQLIDQISQDGYDPTEFVDEEKKRVLAAIDAKIAGKQVVAVEHHEEAASGGQIIDLTEMLKASLAKSGAGKRPARAPAEEVVTPMAANERKGAKRAAKAAVEAAPAKVRSRK from the coding sequence ATGGCTGCTCGTTCACTGGCTTCGTTGTCGCTCAGCTTCGGCCTGGTTTCGATCCCGGTCAAGCTCTACTCCGCCACGGAAAGCAGCGCGACGGTGCGCTTCAACCTGCTCGCCAAGGACGGCTCGCGCGTCAAGCAGCAGTACGTCTCGGAGAAGGACCCGTCGATCGTCGTGCCGCGCACGGAGATGGTGAAAGGCTACGAATTCGAGAAGGACCGCTACGTGATCTTCACGCCCGACGAGCTCAAGGCCGTCGAGGACAGCGCGACCCACACCATCGAGATCGTCGCCTTCATCCCCGGGCCGGCGGTCGATCCGATCTACTACGACAAGGCCTACTACCTCGCCCCCGACAAGCGCGGCGCGAAGCCCTACACCCTGCTGCTCGCCGCCATGCGCAAGAGCGGCCAGTGCGCGCTCGCCAAGTGGACCTGGAAAGGCAAGCAGTACGTGGTGCAGGTGCGCGCGCACGAGGATGGCCTCGTGCTCCAGCAGCTGCTTTACGCGGACGAAGTGCGCTCGATGAAGGAACTCCAGATCGAGGAAGTCACGCCCTCGGAGGCCGAGGTGAAGCTCGCGCTGCAGCTCATCGACCAGATCTCGCAGGACGGCTACGACCCGACCGAGTTCGTCGACGAGGAGAAGAAGCGAGTCCTCGCGGCCATCGACGCGAAGATCGCCGGCAAGCAGGTGGTCGCCGTCGAGCACCACGAAGAGGCTGCCAGCGGCGGGCAGATCATCGACCTCACCGAAATGCTCAAGGCCAGCCTCGCTAAGTCCGGCGCGGGCAAGCGGCCCGCCCGGGCGCCGGCCGAGGAAGTCGTCACACCGATGGCCGCGAACGAACGCAAGGGCGCCAAGCGGGCCGCCAAGGCCGCAGTCGAAGCCGCCCCCGCCAAGGTGCGATCCAGGAAGTGA
- a CDS encoding tetratricopeptide repeat protein — translation MTALHHETPHTLRSIQEMLGLSRSAITGLIASGFVSPRRGPRNAYRFSFRDVVLLRTAHDLKQADIPTRKILRALQRLKATLPEELPLTGLRITAVGNAIAVRDRESQWEAETGQLLMDFDVAAARGSVAFVDRRRHVAAPPVSADELFARAEALESTDMKAAETIYRTVLTIAPDHADAYLNLGAILCESDRQAEAAELYDDALRRLPDVPLLHFNRAVALEDLGRLDEAIRSYERCLKLDPSIGDAHFNVGRLHDHLGHRREAIRHFSAYRRLQK, via the coding sequence GTGACGGCCCTGCATCACGAAACGCCGCACACCTTGCGCAGCATCCAGGAGATGCTGGGCCTCTCGCGCAGCGCCATCACGGGGCTGATCGCGAGCGGCTTCGTGAGCCCCAGGCGCGGGCCGCGCAACGCCTACCGCTTCTCGTTCCGCGACGTCGTGCTGCTGCGCACCGCGCACGATCTGAAGCAGGCGGACATCCCGACGCGCAAGATCCTCCGCGCGCTGCAGCGCCTGAAGGCCACGCTGCCGGAAGAGCTGCCGCTGACCGGCCTCAGGATCACCGCGGTCGGCAACGCCATCGCGGTGCGCGACCGCGAGAGCCAGTGGGAAGCCGAGACGGGCCAGTTGCTGATGGATTTCGACGTCGCCGCGGCGCGCGGCTCGGTCGCCTTCGTGGACCGGCGGCGCCATGTCGCCGCGCCTCCGGTGTCGGCGGACGAGCTCTTCGCGCGGGCGGAAGCGCTCGAATCCACCGACATGAAAGCCGCTGAAACCATCTACCGCACGGTGCTCACGATCGCGCCCGATCACGCGGACGCCTATCTGAACCTCGGCGCGATCCTCTGCGAATCCGATCGCCAGGCCGAGGCCGCCGAGCTCTACGACGACGCGCTGCGCCGGCTCCCCGACGTGCCGCTGCTGCACTTCAACCGCGCGGTGGCGCTCGAAGACCTGGGCCGGCTCGACGAGGCGATCCGGTCCTACGAGCGCTGCCTCAAGCTCGACCCGAGCATCGGCGACGCGCACTTCAACGTCGGGCGCCTGCACGACCACCTCGGCCACCGGCGCGAGGCGATCCGGCACTTCAGCGCCTATCGGCGGCTTCAGAAGTAG
- a CDS encoding Bug family tripartite tricarboxylate transporter substrate binding protein, with the protein MNRFSSFALAAVLAASAAHAESFPDKPITFVVPFAAGTATDQIARALGNGVTAETKQAVVIDNKAGASGFIASQQVAKAPADGYTVLITTNTTHAANEHLFKKLPYDPVKDYAPIAALGKGGQIMVVNPSFPAKTVAEFVAMAKKNPGKYSFGSGSSSSRIAGELFQQMADIKLLHVPYKSNTLAVTDLLGGQIDMMITDTATGLPQVKSGKLRPLGVSSSKRSPLAPEVPTIAEAGVKGYEMGYWFAAYAPAKTPPAVVKRLNELLVQAAKSDAAKAAFYDPTGTEVFTTSPEELAKFQASESQKWGRIVKSAGIEPE; encoded by the coding sequence ATGAATCGCTTTTCTTCCTTCGCGCTGGCTGCCGTGCTGGCCGCCTCGGCGGCGCATGCCGAGAGCTTTCCCGACAAGCCGATCACCTTCGTGGTGCCGTTTGCCGCCGGCACGGCCACGGACCAGATCGCGCGTGCGCTCGGCAACGGCGTGACCGCCGAGACGAAGCAGGCGGTGGTGATCGACAACAAGGCCGGCGCGAGCGGCTTCATCGCATCGCAGCAGGTGGCCAAGGCGCCGGCCGACGGCTACACGGTGCTCATCACCACCAACACCACGCATGCGGCCAACGAGCACCTGTTCAAGAAGCTGCCCTACGACCCGGTGAAGGACTACGCGCCGATCGCCGCGCTCGGCAAGGGCGGGCAGATCATGGTGGTCAACCCGTCGTTCCCCGCGAAGACGGTGGCGGAGTTCGTCGCGATGGCGAAGAAGAATCCGGGCAAGTACAGCTTCGGCAGCGGCAGTTCGTCGAGCCGCATCGCGGGCGAGCTGTTCCAGCAGATGGCCGACATCAAGCTGCTGCACGTGCCGTACAAGAGCAACACGCTGGCGGTGACCGACCTGCTGGGCGGCCAGATCGACATGATGATCACCGACACCGCGACCGGCCTGCCGCAGGTCAAGTCCGGCAAGCTGCGCCCGCTCGGCGTGTCGAGCTCGAAGCGTTCGCCGCTGGCGCCTGAAGTGCCGACGATCGCGGAGGCCGGCGTGAAGGGCTACGAGATGGGCTACTGGTTTGCCGCCTACGCGCCGGCGAAGACGCCGCCGGCCGTGGTCAAGCGCCTGAACGAACTGCTGGTGCAGGCCGCGAAGAGCGACGCCGCGAAGGCCGCGTTCTACGACCCGACCGGTACCGAGGTGTTCACCACCTCGCCCGAAGAGCTCGCGAAGTTCCAGGCGTCGGAGTCGCAGAAGTGGGGCCGGATCGTGAAGTCGGCCGGCATCGAGCCCGAGTGA
- a CDS encoding AtuA-related protein: MSLHIEVPLYRAAHGRTGDKGDRSNISVIAWHPDLYPLLVEQITPEAVAAQFRHRAPTQVQRFLLPKLHAMNFVLDGVLDGGVNDALNLDTHGKALSFLLLDLPIRVPRELADRLAGPDQL; the protein is encoded by the coding sequence ATGAGTTTGCACATCGAAGTGCCGCTCTACCGCGCCGCGCATGGCCGCACCGGCGACAAGGGTGATCGTTCCAACATCAGCGTGATCGCTTGGCACCCGGACCTGTATCCGCTGCTGGTCGAGCAGATCACGCCCGAGGCCGTCGCCGCGCAATTCCGGCACCGCGCGCCGACGCAGGTGCAGCGCTTCCTGCTGCCGAAGCTGCATGCGATGAACTTCGTGCTCGACGGCGTGCTCGACGGCGGCGTGAACGATGCGCTGAACCTCGACACGCACGGCAAGGCGCTGTCCTTCCTTCTGCTCGATCTTCCGATCCGCGTGCCGCGCGAACTCGCCGACAGGCTCGCGGGCCCCGATCAACTTTGA
- a CDS encoding acyclic terpene utilization AtuA family protein has translation MDKPPLLVGCAAGFSGDRTDAAGPVVDTLIARLEAGPAGQRAFLIFETLAERTLALAQLRRRADPEAGYEPLLDAMLRPVLARCLANGIRVVSNFGAANPRAAARLVARLARELGAEAPRIAVVEGDDLSSPGHLALLREQLGARMDGIRIVSANAYIGAEPIREALDAGAQIVVCGRVADPSLTVGPAMSHFGWRSDDWDRLGRATMAGHLLECGVQVCGGYFADPGYKDVPGLEAVGFPIAQIDADGGCTIGKADGTGGLVSEATVKEQLLYEVHDPAAYLTPDVVADISEAEVHAPGRDRVVLRGVKGHPRPSHYKVNVCHEGGWLAEGEISYAGPRAEARARLAADVLRKRLPGLQLRIDLIGAVSVFGDDAGRTLAATADAGLRDVRLRAAAAHDDRAQAERLVREVVALYTCGPAGGGGVRTALTPRLNTLSCLLPRDAVPVRHVFIEEPGP, from the coding sequence ATGGACAAACCTCCGCTCCTCGTCGGCTGTGCCGCAGGCTTCTCCGGCGACCGGACCGATGCCGCCGGCCCGGTGGTCGATACCCTGATTGCGCGGCTCGAAGCCGGCCCCGCGGGTCAGCGCGCCTTCCTGATCTTCGAGACCCTGGCCGAACGCACGCTGGCGCTGGCGCAGCTGCGGCGGCGTGCCGATCCCGAGGCGGGCTACGAGCCCTTGCTCGACGCGATGCTGCGGCCCGTGCTGGCGCGCTGCCTTGCGAACGGCATCCGCGTCGTGAGCAACTTCGGGGCGGCCAACCCGCGCGCAGCGGCGCGGCTCGTCGCACGCCTGGCGCGGGAGCTGGGCGCCGAAGCGCCGCGCATCGCGGTGGTCGAAGGCGACGATCTCTCGTCGCCCGGGCATCTCGCACTGCTGCGCGAGCAGTTGGGCGCACGCATGGATGGCATCCGCATCGTCAGCGCCAATGCCTACATCGGCGCGGAGCCGATCAGGGAGGCGCTCGATGCCGGCGCGCAGATCGTGGTGTGCGGCCGCGTGGCCGACCCATCGCTCACGGTCGGGCCGGCGATGTCGCACTTCGGCTGGCGCAGCGACGATTGGGACAGGCTCGGCCGCGCCACCATGGCCGGGCATCTGCTGGAATGCGGCGTACAGGTTTGCGGCGGCTATTTCGCCGACCCCGGCTACAAGGACGTGCCGGGCCTCGAGGCGGTCGGCTTCCCGATCGCGCAGATCGATGCCGACGGCGGCTGCACGATCGGCAAGGCCGACGGCACCGGCGGGCTGGTGAGCGAGGCGACCGTGAAGGAGCAACTGCTCTACGAAGTGCACGACCCGGCTGCCTACCTGACGCCCGACGTGGTCGCCGACATCTCCGAAGCCGAGGTGCATGCGCCGGGCCGCGACCGCGTCGTGCTGCGCGGCGTGAAGGGCCATCCGCGGCCGTCGCACTACAAGGTCAACGTGTGCCATGAAGGCGGCTGGCTGGCCGAAGGCGAGATCTCCTACGCCGGACCACGCGCCGAGGCGCGCGCGAGGCTCGCGGCGGATGTGCTCCGAAAGCGCCTGCCCGGACTGCAACTGCGCATCGACCTCATCGGCGCAGTCAGCGTGTTCGGCGACGACGCGGGCCGGACGCTCGCCGCCACCGCCGATGCGGGCCTGCGGGATGTACGCCTGCGGGCGGCCGCGGCCCACGACGATCGCGCGCAGGCCGAGCGGCTCGTGCGCGAAGTCGTGGCGCTCTACACCTGCGGGCCGGCTGGCGGCGGCGGTGTGCGGACCGCGCTCACGCCACGCCTCAACACCCTCTCGTGCCTGCTGCCGCGCGATGCGGTGCCGGTGCGCCATGTTTTCATCGAGGAGCCGGGGCCATGA
- a CDS encoding LysR family transcriptional regulator gives MKTMPELSTRQLRAFLALADQRNFTRAAQTCHLSQPAFSALIRALEDDLGARLFDRDTRSVQLTPEGRLFEGSARRLLEDMGGAIRDLADHVERRKGRVRVAALPSLAAGWLPGVFAEFMQKWPGITIDLSDALSDACLALVRGGQADFALAASGAGASEGNDLQSRTLCTDRFHLVCRADHPLAHEPRLTPRKIARWPFIQMARNSSVRQTLDAALHPVRLDAVFEVEHLATVTGLVEAGLGVSIVPGLTLFHFRRESLVTRPLPVAGLTRTVHLVQRREGSLSIAAQSLHDLIVERRGSLEVD, from the coding sequence ATGAAGACGATGCCGGAGCTTTCGACGCGCCAGCTGCGGGCCTTCCTGGCGCTGGCGGACCAGCGCAACTTCACGCGCGCTGCCCAGACCTGCCATTTGTCGCAGCCGGCCTTCAGCGCGCTCATCCGCGCGCTCGAGGACGATCTCGGCGCCCGGCTCTTCGACCGCGACACGCGCAGCGTGCAGCTCACGCCCGAGGGCAGGCTCTTCGAGGGCTCGGCGCGCCGGCTGCTCGAGGACATGGGCGGTGCGATCCGCGATCTGGCGGATCACGTCGAGCGGCGCAAGGGTCGCGTCCGCGTGGCGGCCCTGCCCTCGCTCGCGGCCGGCTGGCTGCCGGGCGTGTTCGCCGAATTCATGCAGAAGTGGCCCGGCATCACGATCGACCTGAGCGATGCGCTGTCGGATGCCTGCCTCGCGCTGGTGCGTGGCGGGCAGGCGGACTTCGCGCTTGCCGCCTCAGGCGCCGGCGCGTCGGAAGGCAACGACCTTCAGAGCCGCACGCTGTGCACCGACCGCTTTCACCTCGTGTGCCGCGCCGACCATCCGCTCGCGCACGAGCCGCGCCTCACGCCGAGGAAGATCGCGCGCTGGCCCTTCATCCAGATGGCACGCAACAGCAGCGTGCGCCAGACGCTGGACGCAGCGCTTCATCCGGTGCGGCTCGATGCGGTGTTCGAGGTGGAGCACCTCGCGACGGTGACCGGCCTCGTCGAAGCCGGGCTCGGCGTGAGCATCGTGCCGGGGCTCACGCTGTTTCACTTCCGCCGCGAATCGCTGGTGACGCGGCCACTCCCGGTGGCCGGACTCACACGCACCGTGCATCTTGTGCAGCGGCGCGAAGGGAGCCTTTCGATCGCCGCACAGTCGCTGCACGACCTGATCGTGGAGCGACGGGGCTCGCTCGAGGTCGACTGA
- a CDS encoding isochorismatase family protein, whose amino-acid sequence MLLDASQSQLVLVDYQARLMPAIFEADAVAKNAVRLGKLAQLVGVPVFGTEQNPSRLGENLPDIRALCQRTLAKMHFSGAEEGLGEWLRAPAKAPQGNARSLPKHLQKQQAAEERNTIVIAGCEAHVCLLQTALDLLEDEFEVWVVTDACSSRTERNRDAAFDRLAGAGAELVTTEMVGFEWMRTAEHPRFKDLQALIR is encoded by the coding sequence ATGCTGCTCGACGCATCGCAATCCCAACTGGTTCTGGTCGACTATCAGGCGCGCCTGATGCCCGCGATTTTCGAGGCCGACGCCGTCGCCAAAAATGCGGTGCGCCTCGGCAAGCTGGCGCAACTCGTGGGCGTGCCGGTCTTCGGCACCGAACAGAACCCGTCCAGGCTCGGCGAGAACCTGCCCGACATCCGCGCGCTGTGCCAGCGCACGCTCGCCAAGATGCATTTCAGCGGCGCCGAAGAAGGCCTCGGCGAATGGCTCCGCGCGCCGGCCAAGGCGCCGCAAGGCAATGCGCGCAGCTTGCCCAAACACCTTCAGAAGCAGCAGGCGGCCGAGGAGCGCAACACCATCGTGATCGCCGGCTGCGAAGCGCATGTGTGCCTGCTGCAGACCGCGCTCGATCTGCTGGAGGACGAATTCGAGGTCTGGGTCGTGACCGATGCCTGCAGCTCGCGCACCGAGCGCAACCGCGATGCCGCTTTCGACCGGCTGGCCGGCGCCGGCGCCGAGCTCGTGACCACCGAGATGGTCGGCTTCGAATGGATGCGCACGGCGGAGCATCCGCGCTTCAAGGATCTGCAGGCGCTGATCCGCTGA
- a CDS encoding PQQ-dependent sugar dehydrogenase, with amino-acid sequence MATAAAGAAVAAPRPEVIASGLENPWGVAFLPGGRFLVTERPGRLRVVGPDGKVGAPVKGLPPIAAGGQGGLLDVLADSGFERNRTFYFCFSEPDANDSRANSTALARARLSTDGGQLEELKIIFSQQPKVVSRNHFGCRIVEMPDGTLFLTLGERFSRKEDAQKLDNHLGKIVRVTKDGAAPKDNPFVGRPGALPEIWSYGHRNGQGATLGPDGRLWMHEHGPQGGDEINIPEAGRNYGWPVITYGENYGGGKIGEGITHKEGMEQPLHYWVPSIAPSGMAFLTSDRYGAAWKGNLFIGSLKFGYLDRIELKDGKVVAEHKLLEEGHARIRDVKQGPDGLLYILTDESNGKLMRLLPE; translated from the coding sequence ATGGCGACCGCAGCCGCGGGAGCGGCGGTCGCGGCGCCCAGGCCGGAGGTGATCGCGTCCGGACTCGAGAACCCCTGGGGCGTGGCCTTTTTGCCGGGCGGCCGGTTCCTCGTGACCGAGCGACCGGGCAGGCTGCGCGTGGTCGGGCCCGATGGCAAGGTCGGTGCGCCGGTCAAGGGACTTCCGCCCATCGCCGCCGGCGGGCAAGGTGGCCTGCTGGACGTGCTTGCCGATTCCGGCTTCGAGAGGAACCGGACCTTCTACTTCTGCTTCTCCGAGCCCGATGCGAACGACAGCCGGGCCAACAGCACCGCGCTCGCCCGCGCCCGGCTGTCGACCGATGGCGGGCAGCTCGAGGAGCTGAAGATCATCTTCAGCCAGCAGCCGAAGGTGGTCAGCCGCAACCACTTCGGCTGCCGGATCGTGGAAATGCCGGACGGCACGCTCTTCCTCACGCTGGGCGAACGCTTCAGCCGCAAGGAAGACGCGCAGAAACTCGACAACCATCTCGGCAAGATCGTGCGCGTCACCAAGGACGGTGCGGCGCCGAAGGACAACCCCTTCGTCGGCAGGCCGGGCGCGCTGCCGGAGATCTGGAGCTACGGCCATCGCAACGGCCAGGGCGCGACGCTGGGGCCGGACGGCAGGCTGTGGATGCACGAGCACGGCCCGCAGGGCGGTGACGAGATCAACATCCCGGAGGCCGGCCGCAACTACGGATGGCCGGTCATCACGTATGGCGAGAACTACGGCGGCGGCAAGATCGGCGAAGGCATCACGCACAAGGAAGGCATGGAGCAGCCGCTTCACTACTGGGTGCCGTCGATCGCGCCTTCGGGCATGGCGTTCCTGACCAGCGACCGCTACGGGGCAGCGTGGAAGGGCAATCTCTTCATCGGCTCGCTCAAATTCGGCTATCTCGACCGCATCGAGCTCAAGGACGGCAAGGTGGTCGCCGAGCACAAGCTGCTCGAAGAAGGCCATGCGCGCATCCGCGACGTCAAGCAGGGGCCGGACGGCCTGCTCTACATCCTGACGGACGAGTCCAACGGCAAGTTGATGCGATTGCTGCCGGAATAG
- a CDS encoding C40 family peptidase: MRLILLTASLLLALSVHAAPLQQRQDFGDDAAVEAQVVDKSLKGQFQQVRQTVVDRTSDLVVTTMGFLGVPYRRGGNTVETGFDCSGFVRAMYNQTVGQLLPRRAEEQAAATQKIDRSELKPGDLVFFNTMRRAFSHVGIYVGEGKFIHSPKPGAQVRVEDMSGSYWQRRFSGARRVISAQDDGLKTSGD, translated from the coding sequence ATGCGTTTAATCCTACTCACCGCCAGCCTGCTGCTCGCGCTTTCGGTCCACGCCGCGCCATTGCAGCAGCGCCAGGACTTCGGCGATGACGCTGCTGTCGAAGCGCAGGTCGTCGACAAGAGCCTGAAGGGCCAGTTCCAGCAAGTGCGCCAGACGGTCGTCGACCGCACTTCCGACCTCGTGGTCACGACCATGGGTTTCCTGGGCGTCCCTTATCGCCGCGGCGGCAACACGGTCGAGACCGGTTTTGATTGCAGCGGTTTCGTCCGCGCCATGTACAACCAGACGGTCGGCCAACTGCTGCCCCGCCGCGCCGAGGAACAGGCCGCGGCCACCCAGAAGATCGACCGCAGCGAGCTCAAGCCCGGCGACCTCGTCTTCTTCAATACCATGCGCCGCGCGTTCAGCCATGTGGGCATCTACGTCGGCGAAGGCAAGTTCATCCACTCGCCCAAGCCTGGCGCCCAGGTTCGCGTGGAAGACATGAGCGGCAGCTATTGGCAGCGCCGCTTCAGCGGCGCAAGGCGCGTCATTTCGGCGCAGGACGACGGCCTCAAGACGTCGGGCGACTGA
- the lpdA gene encoding dihydrolipoyl dehydrogenase, translating to MSEVQVKVPDIGDFKDVAVIEVLVKAGDTVKVEQSLITVESDKASMEIPSSHAGVVKSVAVKVGDKVSEGSVVLMLDAAEGAASAPAPAPAPAPAAAAPAATRAPAPIAAPAAASTYGGAVDLECDVLVLGAGPGGYSAAFRAADLGLKVVLVERYATLGGVCLNVGCIPSKALLHVASVIDEVRHFADYGVAYGEPKVDRDKLRARKNQVVGKLTGGLAMMAKMRKVTTVRGIGEFIDPYHLKVQETAGEAKDPTGKSQVVKFRNCIIAAGSQAVQLPFMPKDDPRVVDSTGALELGIEPKRMLVLGGGIIGLEMGSVYSTLGARLDVVEMLDGLMLGADRDLVKVWQKMNAPRFDNIMLKTKTVGAEATKDGIRVSFEGEQAPKEPQVYDLVLQSVGRSPNGKKIGAEKAGVAVSERGFIPVDVQMRTNVPHIFAIGDIVGQPMLAHKAVHEAHVAAEVIAGEQKGDHELASAAFNARVIPSVAFTDPEVAWVGLTEDQAKAEGVKVEKGLFPWTASGRAIANGRDEGYTKLLFDAETHRIVGGGIVGTHAGDMIGEIALAIEMGADAVDIGKTIHPHPTLGESIGMAAEIAHGTCTDVPPVKKR from the coding sequence ATGAGCGAAGTACAAGTCAAAGTGCCGGACATCGGCGATTTCAAGGATGTCGCCGTCATCGAGGTGCTCGTGAAGGCGGGCGACACGGTCAAGGTCGAGCAGTCCCTCATCACGGTGGAGTCGGACAAGGCGTCGATGGAGATTCCCTCTTCGCATGCGGGCGTGGTCAAGTCGGTCGCCGTGAAGGTGGGCGACAAGGTGAGCGAAGGCTCGGTGGTGCTGATGCTGGATGCGGCCGAAGGTGCTGCGTCCGCGCCGGCACCGGCGCCTGCACCGGCGCCCGCTGCCGCGGCACCCGCTGCGACGCGCGCGCCTGCCCCCATCGCTGCGCCGGCGGCGGCATCGACCTATGGCGGCGCGGTCGATCTTGAATGCGACGTGCTGGTGCTCGGCGCCGGCCCCGGCGGCTACTCGGCCGCCTTCCGCGCGGCCGACCTGGGGCTCAAGGTGGTGCTGGTCGAGCGCTACGCGACGCTGGGCGGCGTGTGCCTCAACGTGGGCTGCATTCCGTCGAAGGCGCTGCTGCATGTGGCGTCGGTCATCGACGAGGTCCGGCACTTCGCCGACTACGGCGTCGCCTATGGCGAGCCCAAGGTCGACCGCGACAAGCTGCGCGCCCGCAAGAACCAGGTGGTGGGCAAGCTCACCGGCGGCCTGGCGATGATGGCCAAGATGCGCAAGGTCACGACCGTGCGCGGCATCGGCGAATTCATCGATCCGTACCACCTCAAGGTGCAGGAAACCGCGGGCGAGGCCAAGGACCCGACCGGCAAGTCGCAGGTCGTGAAGTTTCGCAACTGCATCATCGCGGCCGGCTCGCAGGCGGTGCAGCTGCCGTTCATGCCGAAGGACGATCCGCGCGTCGTCGATTCCACCGGCGCGCTGGAACTCGGCATTGAACCCAAGCGCATGCTGGTGCTGGGCGGCGGCATCATCGGCCTCGAGATGGGCTCGGTGTACTCGACGCTGGGCGCGCGCCTCGATGTCGTCGAAATGCTCGACGGCCTGATGCTGGGCGCGGACCGCGACCTCGTCAAGGTGTGGCAGAAGATGAACGCGCCGCGCTTCGACAACATCATGCTGAAGACCAAGACTGTCGGCGCCGAAGCGACCAAGGACGGCATCCGCGTGAGCTTCGAGGGCGAGCAGGCGCCGAAGGAGCCGCAGGTGTACGACCTCGTGCTGCAGTCCGTCGGCCGCAGTCCCAACGGCAAGAAGATCGGTGCCGAGAAGGCCGGCGTCGCGGTGAGCGAGCGCGGCTTCATCCCGGTCGACGTGCAGATGCGCACCAACGTGCCGCACATCTTCGCGATCGGCGACATCGTCGGCCAGCCGATGCTGGCGCACAAGGCGGTGCACGAGGCGCACGTGGCTGCCGAAGTGATCGCGGGCGAGCAAAAGGGCGACCATGAACTCGCGAGCGCGGCCTTCAATGCGCGCGTGATCCCGAGCGTGGCCTTCACCGATCCGGAAGTGGCCTGGGTCGGCCTCACCGAGGATCAGGCCAAGGCCGAGGGCGTGAAGGTGGAGAAGGGCCTGTTCCCGTGGACGGCTTCCGGCCGCGCGATCGCGAACGGCCGCGACGAGGGCTATACCAAGCTGCTGTTCGACGCCGAGACGCACCGCATCGTCGGCGGCGGCATCGTCGGCACCCATGCGGGCGACATGATCGGCGAGATCGCGCTGGCGATCGAGATGGGCGCGGATGCGGTCGACATCGGCAAGACCATCCATCCGCACCCGACGCTGGGCGAAAGCATCGGCATGGCGGCGGAGATCGCGCACGGCACGTGTACCGACGTGCCTCCGGTGAAGAAGCGCTGA
- a CDS encoding MFS transporter, whose protein sequence is MTTVVAVRKGGQVVMAADSLVTFGDTRLSFNAEANRKLFMVNDAAGQSIFAMAGAAAHYLVLQHALAGQPVEALRFGSKDEIFQTFTRLHPVLKDSFFLQAKEDEHEPYESSQFTMLLANASGIYGIYSYREVFEFKQFWSIGSGRSFALGAMHAAYDKARSARDVAEAGVAAACEFDRNSAGPVDSLTLKLKVSK, encoded by the coding sequence ATGACGACGGTCGTGGCCGTCCGCAAAGGCGGTCAGGTCGTGATGGCTGCCGATTCGCTGGTGACGTTCGGCGACACGCGCTTGTCGTTCAACGCCGAGGCGAACCGGAAGCTCTTCATGGTCAACGACGCGGCCGGCCAGAGCATCTTCGCGATGGCCGGTGCCGCGGCGCACTACCTCGTGCTGCAGCACGCGCTGGCGGGGCAGCCGGTGGAGGCGCTGCGCTTCGGCAGCAAGGACGAGATCTTCCAGACCTTCACGCGGCTGCATCCGGTGCTGAAGGACTCGTTCTTCCTGCAGGCCAAGGAAGACGAGCACGAGCCCTACGAGTCGAGCCAGTTCACCATGCTGCTGGCCAACGCGAGCGGGATCTACGGCATCTACAGCTATCGCGAAGTCTTCGAGTTCAAGCAGTTCTGGAGCATCGGCTCCGGCCGCAGCTTCGCACTCGGCGCGATGCATGCCGCGTACGACAAGGCGCGCTCGGCGCGCGACGTGGCCGAGGCCGGTGTGGCCGCGGCCTGTGAATTCGATCGAAATTCGGCCGGACCGGTCGACTCTCTCACACTCAAACTGAAGGTGTCCAAATGA